From Cygnus olor isolate bCygOlo1 chromosome 17, bCygOlo1.pri.v2, whole genome shotgun sequence:
tttcttccagcttctccacgtttttttattttcttatagcGTATAATAATCATCTCACCCTCAGACCATAGCATGGAAAAGGGACCaggaaaagaaaccttttcTCTAACTTCTTGGAAATGCTGACTGAACTTTCTGCGTTTAAATCTTCTTCGGTGGTCTGTATTTCCAGTTTGCTTTAATCAAAAACCTACAGCAAAATGCGTCTGGGCAGCTAAAATGATCTCTTAAGCTCTGATCTGTGTCAGCTGCGGTGTTCAGAGCAAACAGCCTTACGTGGGTCCGCTCTCGTTTTTTGTCTTCCAGTTTGTACTTAAATCTTGTGCTGGGAAACGTGAATGTAACCCTCCTGAGTAACCAAGCAAAGTAAGTGAGCGTTTCCATACAGGCGTGTTTGGGGCTAGCAGGGGGTGTATGCTGCAGTCCAGAGACAGGAATGGCTTTCTCTTAGACCTGATTCAAGGTCGTCTGTCAGGATCAGGTAAGTCAGACTGAGACAGGCCAAGCTAAAGCTTCCTTTAGCTCCAGTGGGTTTTGTCCCTCGTTGACTTTTAAGCCCAGCCAGGGCTGTTGCCTTAGTTGTAAGGGAGTTTCAGCTGGGTTTTGCAACAAAAAATCATAGTGAGTTCCAGGCATACAGGGCTCcagaaaatggagatttttcttttatataaatctgagaaataaagagagctgctgctgcttaacCTGGCAACCCAGAAACCAGCTCTTAGTGACTGAAGCTGTTGAGTTGTTTTGCAGCATCATGGTCATGCAcgtgaaatgctgcttttcatcGCTGCtagctgattttttaaatgtttcaagtAAAATCTCTTGTCTTTTGGTTTGGGATGTGGATTTGTATCTGGTTTGAAAAGAAGTGAAGCCACATCCAGTAAAACCTCCGTTTACACCCACGTGATGTGTGACATTCcatgctctgtgcttttttccttccaggtTCGCCTACAAAGATGAGTATGAGAAGTTCAAACTTTATCTCACAATCATCTTGTTACTCGGGGCTGTGGCCTGCAGGTTTATTCTTCACTACAGGTAAGCTtgcatttttttactttcaacCAAGTGTTTTGAATACAAATGTGCTGGATTAGAAACTGATTCATTTGAACTAATTGCCAGAGACCAGGAGATGGGTGCAGGCTGTATTTGGGCTTTGAACAGTTGTGGTTCCCCAGTAGGGGAGCTTCTGTACCTGTTTTTCAGTGCAGGCAGGACCTGTATTTTAGCTACTTGCTTTTTCTTGATTAACATTTTAGGAGTTTGTTATAACCAATAGAAATCACAACATGATAGTCCTGAtctgttgtttttctggtgTTGCACTGTGCTTGGGAAAgagtggtttgttttgtttgcaggtTGTCCCGGGTAGGTACCAGCACCGTGCTGTAGCTCTGGGGTTGCAAACACCACACAAGAGGGCATTTCCATCAAATGGTTAGACCAGAAATGTAATCTTTAGGTCACAATAATGCATCACCAGCAAGCCTCCACTATTCGGTTTTGCTTAAAAACCAGCCAGGTCTTTTAGCTGGACCCTTCCATCGACGTCTCTGTGGATCGTACCAGGGACTGGTGCTGATGTATGGAGGCTGTCCCAAATTCCTGTGACTtcagggggctgcagtggcaaAATAAAGACACTTTTACCCCCAGAGTGTAGTACTCTTCTGTTCTTTTAGTTGATTGGATTTACAGAGATCTCATCGAATCTCCTCATTGAATTAGCCTGGAAATGCTTCTCTAAATTGGATCATCTGGTGCTTCCATggtgttttctctccttcagaAGGAATTAATGTCATCTCTGCATACCTGCTTATCGGCTAAAGCTCTGCAGCGTTATATCATTGGGCACTTCCCAGGGTAAAGGACTCTCAGCTTGGCAGCAGTGCCAATACCTGCGGCTCTGCATGTGGATTAGAGATTCCCAGGATAGGGACTTTGTGTCCATGACCTCACTTGGGCAGGCTTTCATCCTCccaagggaagggagggaaaataGGGATTTTGAAATGTCTCTGTAATtaacaggatttctttttactgtgcttttttctttttaacagggTGACAGATGAAGTGTTTAACTTTCTGTTAGTGTGGTATTACTGCACGCTGACGATACGGGAAAGCATTCTTATTAGCAATGGATCAAGGTACTGTGCCAACTCCAAAAACTATTTAAAGCATGAAACGtccataaaattaaaacaagcaacaaaagcAGATTCAATTTGGCGCCGAAGCCCAGCAAATCTGAGATGTTGATTCCTCTCTGCAGGGTCTGTTGTCCCTGTTCCTCTCCCCGGTTTCTTCTAAGGGCAGATGTGGCCATGTGGGGCTTGTGTAGGGAGGAGAAGGCACAGTTTCTGCAAGTCTGGACCAAGAAATTACAGGGTGTTGGATGTTTTTCATAGCTACGGGTTAGTTGTAGATGTGATCTGGGATGTAATTATGTGTGTTTTCAGTGACCAACCCAGATGCTGACTTTGTACCTTCTCTTGTCTGTAGTGGTACCTGTATGTGTGTTGGTATGCTGCCATACGCTCGTGAGAAaaagggagcaggagctgagtCACTGTCTGGTTTATGCCATGCGGCCAGCGCGATCGCTCTGCGGGTCACTGCAGCATGTCCCGAGGCGTTTGACTAAATTACAGTTGTGTCAAAGGAAAATTGGTGGCTAAGAGGAAATAATTGTATAAAGAGCTCGGAACACAAGTAAAGTGTTGGGAGAAGTAAACTGAAAGGTGATCCTTGCTCCAACCCCTAATTTCTTATGACACCTTTAGCAGGACTATCCTAAACTACCCCTCTTCTATCTGGAGTTTATTTAGATTATCAGATTTTCCAGTGTCCTAATCCCATTGCATTTTGGCACTGAGCTTGCCACTTGTGCAGCGTACGGGGTTACCAAGCGCACCCTGAGCATCACTAGAGCAAGAGAATGCAGGAAGGAGAAGTGCAGTTTTTCGTCTGGGACTTTTACCTGATTAGTTCCATAGCCCCGCATGCAGCTGTTGAGGAGCTTGGCTGCtcccctgcagggctgcctgccAGAGAAGGCTGGCACTGGTGATGGTGCGAGGACCGCTGAGTGTGCGAACCCTTCTCAGGGTGTGGGTGAGCCAAGAGAAGTGacaggaaaaatcaaaatgaagcaAACCTTGAGCCGGCTCTTCCTGCTCCGGCTGCAGTTGTCTTTCTGGCGCtgtcatcccttccctcctcccacaAGCCCTTGGAGCAGTAGGAATTTCAGGGCGTCCCCTGActtccccagcaccctgggaagctctgagcagcctggggagggagTCCTTGTCCTGGCTGTGGAGAGCAATAACTCgtcctgcttctgctgtgcCTCTTGCTTTTACTCTGGGGGAGCTTGAAGAAGTTGCTTAAATTTGCACTTGCGTAGCTTGACCTGGAGTCTTGTCATAGATTCGAGCAATAACCTGAAGGTTGTGTCCCTGCTTTTCATCATCCAGATGGGCTGGCACAGGGCGTGGGTAAACCCCAGCAATCGCCACATCTCTTCCGAGGCGTGAGTCTGCATGCAGGCTTGCTGCTGGGcgagtggctgctgctgcaacaCTTGCAGCTTCCCTGTTGCATTAATTAATGAGGCTTCTGACGTGTCTCAGTTGCAGTGCATGTGCCTGGCACCAGTCCTGGGGAGCAGCTGTGATGGAGATGTGGTGGCAGCAGCCAATGTGCTCCATCCAGCCCGTggcatttgcaaaagaaaattatttctgtccAGTTTGCTGGCGTTACAGCTAGCCACTAACAATGAGTGAGGCATCTCCCCACTGACCACGGAGCTTGAGGCTGTGCAGGGCGTGTGAGAGCTGAACACGGCGAGCTCTGTGAGGTGCAAAGGAAAAGTTTGCAAGGATGGGAGGTGGCTTGCCTGTGTGCAGCAGAGAAACCTCTGGTTGACATGGGCAGTGTGGGCTGCCTCGGCTGCCCCTGCTTGTCATCGGTAACAAACTCCTGATGTCCCTTCTTGGTTTCTTGGCAAGTCCTTTGTTGCCACCACCTTAGTTTTTGTTCGTTTGATTTGGGCCATCTATTTATCCATGCTCCAGTCAggattattttttgtctttaaagccAGACCTAAATagttaaaattcatgttttctgtctAACTGccgtatttttttctgttcaggatCAAAGGCTGGTGGGTGTCTCATCACTATGTCTCCACATTCCTGTCTGGAGTAATGTTAACGTGGTGAGTTTGCGTTCTCCTGCTCACAGTGCTTTAAGCTGTGTGCGTCATCTGAGCATATTAATCCAGTGTGGCCACATAGCTGCATCTGCCCAGGCACACAGCAAAGCATCAAACTTGTCTGATGGTACGGATGTTTTCAGTGATAAATACAACACTCTGCAAGTTTGTTTTTACAcagctggtttaaaaaaaaaaaagtctcccaACTTCTATTTCTGTATAAGCTGAGCAAAACAAGCAGCATTTCTCTTTAGAGAGGGAGAGTGACGCAAAATGAATTGTTTGGTGCCTTATCACCCAGATTACAAACCAACTATAAAGCGAAAAAAGCAAGTTACATTCCAGCGTGGTGGTGTTGGTGAAAGAACACAGCAACGCACCCTGTGTGTGGTTCCTGTATGACCCACTTCAGCTTTGTTTGGCGTGAACTGATTAGTTAGTAAGTAagaattgttttgaaacaacGTGTTTTTGTTCTGAATCTCTAAGGAGATCATACAGACCTTTTGCTGCAGTGGCTGTATCCTGAACTATTGTTAAGGAGCACAAGCATCCCTGCTCCACTGCTTTAATTCGTAACGTGGACGCTGCTGAATGGCTTTGATTGCTGCCTGGAGGAAACTGCAACAGGCAAATCAATAAGAGGGGGCAGCCTAATCAATCAGACCGCTTGCTGCCTGCCAGAGCAGCGATGTGCGGCTGTAGCACCCTTTCTGGACTCCAGATGGGGTGGAGCAGGCTGGGCACCAGctgcttatttcattttctaatggGATTCTTGGCTGACAAGGGGATGGGCGCTGCATTGTATGCTTTTCGTCAAATAAATAGActtccttttgtattttgctttcaggCCAGATGGACTCATGTATCAAATGTTTCGCAGTcaatttttagcattttcaatatttcagagTGAGTATATCTTACCTTGGTATTTCATGGGATAAAATCGTTTCCTACCTGGTACGCttagaagaaaacagatctgCTTCCTAAATACTGGAGTATTACACTGTGCAAATATAAACAGTATCACACAACAAATATACAATGTACAAGCataaacaataattaaataCTATTGGATTAAATATATCaaactattttaataatgtCTCTAATACTTCTGAATAGCCAGTGCAATGATGCTTTCATTTATTCTCCAGGTTGTGTTCAGTTCCTACAATATTATTATCAAAGGGGCTGCCTTTATAGACTCCGTGCTTTGGGGGAGAGAAACCACTTGGACCTTACTGTAGGTGAGGTTGTCTGCGATGCTTCATTCGCAAAATTGCGTTATGTCAGACAGAAGGGGCAGGTTTGGGAGGCAGTGATACCGAGATGGCTTTGTGGCCTTCAGAGATTTCAGATTTGCACAGCTGTTAtccccctcccctgctgcctctGGTACAAAGGCAGGAATGGTGGCAAGTCTTTTATCATCCTCCTCGGGTCCTGCAGGGTGGAAATGGAGTTCTCTTATCTCCATCAACTCTTGAGAGCATTAAGATGGTTGTGTTGTTCATCCccatcttcatcttcctcccaTTACCACACCTTCAAGTTCTTATTTTAACCTAGCTGATTATTGCTGAGCAGTAGAGGAATAATCCTTATGGGGCGGTCTGGTTGTGACGAGCTGCAGCTTGGGATGTGTCCTGGCTTGCCTGTGCTAACTCCCTCTCTTCTGTTAACGTTTTGCAGAAGGATTTCAGTCCTGGATGTGGCGGGGGCTGACGTTTCTCCTTCCATTCTTGTTCTTTGGGCATGTAAGTTGGGCTGTTCTGTTCCCTCCTCTGCCATGTGGGGCCTGGGGAGGGTGTGCTGGTGGTGCTGTGGTTGTAGTACGGTAACAAGGTGCTTCAGATCACACATACCTGTGCCAAACAATTCTAAATTTTTGCTGGTAattaaattgcttctttttctttttagttctgGCAGCTATATAATGCAATCACACTTTTTGGATTGTCAAGGCATAAGGAGTGCAAAGAATGGCAGGTGGGTGTTGGTTCTGCtcagaaaaaacacacagcagggaaagaggGATGCTTTAACCACATCCTCAAAAATACTTGGCTATCTGACCCCATGTAAATATCTCAGGATGATGTGGCACAGAGCCTATACAAGAGAATTCTAAATAACTGAAATACTGTATGGAAACTTGCACCCATGGGTGAccacacaaaatgaaaagcagaaagtgtaGGGGAAAGAACATTCATTTGGGTAAAT
This genomic window contains:
- the TMEM120B gene encoding transmembrane protein 120B isoform X2; translation: MRVQLERCCGEWRELEEEFRQLQETHKVYRQKLEEVTSLQTACSSSIHRQKKTLRDLKHSLQRCKPRATPEEFALIQQISTQIKERQNAFFDMEAYLPKKNGLYLNLVLGNVNVTLLSNQAKFAYKDEYEKFKLYLTIILLLGAVACRFILHYRVTDEVFNFLLVWYYCTLTIRESILISNGSRIKGWWVSHHYVSTFLSGVMLTWPDGLMYQMFRSQFLAFSIFQSCVQFLQYYYQRGCLYRLRALGERNHLDLTVEGFQSWMWRGLTFLLPFLFFGHVCVLAFTFLLLFLGNFLTTLKVVHTKLQKNKDKMKKL
- the TMEM120B gene encoding transmembrane protein 120B isoform X1 encodes the protein MRVQLERCCGEWRELEEEFRQLQETHKVYRQKLEEVTSLQTACSSSIHRQKKTLRDLKHSLQRCKPRATPEEFALIQQISTQIKERQNAFFDMEAYLPKKNGLYLNLVLGNVNVTLLSNQAKFAYKDEYEKFKLYLTIILLLGAVACRFILHYRVTDEVFNFLLVWYYCTLTIRESILISNGSRIKGWWVSHHYVSTFLSGVMLTWPDGLMYQMFRSQFLAFSIFQSCVQFLQYYYQRGCLYRLRALGERNHLDLTVEGFQSWMWRGLTFLLPFLFFGHFWQLYNAITLFGLSRHKECKEWQVCVLAFTFLLLFLGNFLTTLKVVHTKLQKNKDKMKKL